The following is a genomic window from Fusarium oxysporum Fo47 chromosome IV, complete sequence.
GCGAGGAGCATTTCTGCGACTTCGAACCAGTGATATGGCAGGGCACCTGAAGGCGCATCTGATGTACAGGATGGAAGAAACGGCGGCGACAGTACTGTCTCGTCGTCGACAAAGGGATCTAGCCTCCTGGCGTTTCCTTGATTATCTGCCCGCACcggtggaggaggtggtggcgCCCATCCTTTAGGATCGATCTTTGTCTCGTGGTGAACAATATCGCGTAACGAATCGGGATGgagccaaggaggaggaacaaTATTCGCGCGCCgttgcttcttcaacagtaTCGCAAGCCATAAAGGTAAGTTGCTTCTGTGCGGCGGCCGGAGAGTCGGCGTCGTTCCCTGTGTAACAGGTCAGGTCAGCGTCGAGCTTGTATAAACGCGACAGGGACGCGCTCACCGATAGAAGATCAATGCTCTCAAGGCGTTGGCGAGGAACGACAGTAACGAGTTCCATTTCGCATAGAAATGCGACTTCTGAGGGAGTGAGCCCTGAAGGAAGTGGTAAGGCCATTTTGTGTGGTCCAATGGAAGTTTGGTATCTCGAGTTGTAGGATATAAATTGGAGGTTTTCATAGAATGCCCCTCATTACTAGGGAGCTGCTCGGCGTGTCATGTCAACCCCACCACTAGAGCTCCCTTTATTATGAAAAGTCAACATTGATATCATATACAGTGTAGTTATAACCGTTTATGATATTGTTTTCCCTTATATTCAAACATATCCTAATCACTACTACTGATTTCAcaatcaactcaactcaactcaaaACAGCTGTAGAATGTCATACATGTCATGAAAAGTATGTGGCCAATGTTCAACAAGTTGTTTCCACCAATCTCCTCATGGCTTACAAGTTGTCATGATATACAATGGTCCAATTAGCAATCATGGAAAGACACTCGCACTTTTCCTCTCCAATTCTGAACCACATGCCCAGCTGTTGGTCAAGAGCCCCCACGATCCTTTCAGCATGCCATACCTCCGAAGCCAAAAGAAGTAACTTCTAGACTTGAATAGATCAAGACAGACTAATGCAACTTCTCctaataagttaaattaCATGATTTTACGAAATCGAATGATATCACTGGAGTCATGAATACTTGGCAACGTGGAATACGGTATACGACTCATCCGGCGTGTTCAGGGTGAATGTCCAGCTCCACCGCCGATGCGGGGCCGCCTCCAGAAGGGCGTAGATCTGAATATCCTCTCCCGTTTATGAGGTATAAGACGCCTCGAGATGAGACATTATTCCAGTTTATGAACATACAGAGCGAAAATCCAATACAAGAATATCCCTTCCATAACAACCCTGCAAACATTCACAATGGCGTCAACTGAAGCCCTCCCTCCCGTCACATCCCCATCTCTTATACTTACAAACCCCACCTCCTCTGAACGAGAGCTCATATGGAAGGGCACTCATCCCCATTGGGGAGCTGCCTTGTCCATGGATGACTATATCGCCAGAGAATACGATAACCTGGAGGCTCCTCTAGCTCGAGATGGCGGCGTAACAAGCTGGATCCTCACCGATGGAGATAAAAAGCCCGGCGAAAGACCCCTCCTTTCATCTTGTGAGACCTACAACAAAAGAGCCTTTGTTCGAACCGAGGATGGAAAAGCAAGAGATGGAACTGCTCACGGAGTGGCCAGTGTCTTCACTTTTCCTGAGTATCGAGGAAAGGGATATGCCAGAAAGATGCTGTCCTTGATTGCGGATGAGCTGAAAAGGAGACAGCAAAAGAATGAAGGCGCTGCTGATTTCTCGGTCCTTTGGTCAGATGTCGGACCCAAGTTCTACCAGACTGTGGGATGGGAACCTTTCAAGAGCACATATCTCGAGTTTCCCGTTACTGAGACTGAGCCAATTGCCGATTCATCCCTGAAGCCTATCACTCTCGATGATATTCCAGACCTGGCAGCTCGAGATGAGCAACTTCTTCGAGACAGGATCTCAAAATCCTCTCAAGTCAGCGCTGCAGTCGTTCCTGATATCACCACTATCAAATGGCATATTCACCGGGAGAAATTTATGTGCAAACACATCTTCTCCCGCATACCAACTGTCCACGGGGCCGTATACACTCCACCTGATGCCCCCAACTCAAGGATCTGGGCTCTCTGGACTTGCAGCTTCTACGGCATGCTTGACCAACCCGAGAAGAATGTCGTTCGTGTCATGCGCCTAGTCATCGAAGATGGGAGCATCTCAGATGAGACACTTGCCAAAGGCACACAAGCAATTGCAAGTTTCGTCCagaaggaggccaaggaaTGGAAATGTTCCAAGGTTGAAGTTTGGAACCCCGAGGATCGTGTACGAAGGGTCACAGAAGGCATCCAATCCCTGGGGGCCAAATTCATCGTCCGAGAAAACAACAACATTGCTAGTCTAAACTGGTTCAATGGTTCTGATCAGGAAGTTGACTGGATTGCTAACGAGAGATTTGCTTGGTGTTAAATACTGATACATCCCGGCTCGAACAGCACAAAAACAAGTAGTAGCTCGATAGAAAGCCGTATTTAGACCAACGAGATGTTGATAAATATCATCGCTACGATCTATCTTCTTTTCTAACTGTTTTGATTCCGTGACCAGCCCCATCCCATTTTCATGATATAATCACATTCACATCAAGTCATAAACAATCGCACTGGTGTATCACAAACATGCCAGGTCAACGCCTTCCCGCTCCCTGACTATAAAATTTCATTCAACTCCTTAATAGCTTCGTCCGAACATGGTCCACTTGTCGGCGTTACCCTGGCACTCAGGGCTGAGGCACTTGGTCTCACCGGGGACAATACCCTCGGGCTGCTCGAAGGGAACACAAAGACTCTTCATGCCCATAGTGGCAAGCTTCTGGTTCTCGGGCACATCGGGCTGGTCCTCACGAGTGGTGAGCTCCTTGATGCGGTCCTCACACTTGGGGGCACCGCAGAAGGGGATGAGCACAACGTTCTTGTTGTCAAGAGCGGGAAGAACATCCTCCCACTTGGTGATAGTGAGGCGGTGCTCTCGGAAAGACTTCTCGGCCTTGCTGTACATGTCGGCCTGGATggtctcgagaagctcggGGATCTTGGTAGCGACATCGGTGATGGCAATTTCTCCCTTCTCACCGGTGTCACGTCGCGCAGTGCTGACAACGCCCTTGGCAGCATCCTTGGGACCAAACTCGATACGTAGAGGAACACCCTTGAGCTCCCAGTCGTTGAACTTCCAGGCAGGAGTGTAACCCTCTCGCCAATCCGAGGTGACACGAACACCAGCCTTCTTAAGGTTGGCTCGGATGTCCTCAACCTGCTCCTCGTGCTTCTGTCGCTCCTCAGGGGTagtcttcttggtgatgccaACAGGGACGATGACAACCTGAGTCTTGGCAACGCGGGGAGGAAGAACCAGACCCTTATCGTCACCGTGAATCATGACCATGACACCAATGACACGGGTTGAGAGACCCCAAGAGTTCTGCCAGACGTGGATGTGAGAGCCCTTGTTGGCAGGGTCCTCAACAGTGATGTCGAACATCTTACTGAAGTTCTGGCCTAGGGCGTGAGAGGTAGCGCCCTGGATACCACGGCCGTTGGAAGGGATGTAGCCCTCGACAGTGGTGGTGTAATAACCACCGGCGAACTTCTCATTCTCGGTCTTTCGGCCTCGAACGACGGGAACAGCCAGAAGCTTCTCGTAAACACCAGCGTAAAGCTCGAGAATCTCGAGCACCTCAGCACCAGCAAGCTCCTCAGTCAAGTGAGCAGTGTGGCCCTCCTGCCAGAGGAACTCACGAGTTCGGAGGAAAGGAGTTGTTTGCTTAGCCTCCCAACGAACGACGGAGTTCCATTGGTTGAGGCGGAAGGGGAGATCTCGGTGGCTGCGAATCCACTTGGCATAGTAGGGGTACATGACGGCTTCGGAGGTAGGACGGACCGCAACAGGAACCTCGAGGTCCTTGTCACCACTAGAGGATTGTCAATTAAAGTTCATGAAAGCAGGATATGGGCATCCTTACGCCTTGGTGACCCAAGCAAGCTCAGGGGCGAAGCCCTCGACGtgatccttctccttctcgagagACTTGGAGGACAGGAACATGGGGAAGTTGGTCTCGTCAACACCCATCTCCTCGATGTGAGCCTGGAACCATTTTCGGATCTCGTTCCAGATGTGCATGGCAAGAGGTCGGAGAACGAAGAAACCCGAAATCTCGGTATAGTACTCGACCATCTCGGCCTTGAGTACCACCTCCTGGTACCATTGGGGGAAGTTCTCGGCCTTGGACACTGTAATTCCAATGATCTCGTCCGCCTTCTTTCCACCGACGACAGGAAGGTTGGTCTGCTtagcagccttggcagccttctcagcagcaagacgagcctgcttctcggccttcttcaaGGCGCTCTTGGACTGTTCGGCGGCGCCCTCCATTTTGGTGAGATTCGTGTGTTAGTCGAAAGGTAATTGACAAAAAAGTAATAGAGGATGATAGTAGCTTCAAGGCAACCGAACAGTGGCTTGCGCGCCTTTAAGGAATCGAGAAGCAGAGGAGCGACGTTATCTTTTGAGGGggggagaaggagaagaaaggcTTCGGGGTGTGAGTCGAAGTAAACGTCGGACGTGACTCTGTGCCCCGCAGTCGAGGGAGGTGCAGTTGGTGCTGTGCGGTTGCCCCTCCTTCCCGCCCGGGCTTGACTCTCACGGCACCACTGGAAATCTAGCCCAAAATTCAGGCCCAATGCCCTATCAGCCAATTGAAACAGCGGTCACTCAGCTGCAAGGAAGTCCGATAACGCGGCAGGGGTCAGTTTTGGGGTTTCTGGGGTCCGTGCACCTTCTGTCAAGTGCCCTGGACTTCGGGTGGGTATCCGATTCACGCCCTGTAACCAGCACACAGCGGCACCTGGCACCTATTTCAGTCGGCGCCGGAATAACGCCAACCTCCGACAAAAAAGTCCAGTCGAGGGGCACTGGAGCTTCACAGCTCAGGTTCTGTCTGCGTACGGTAGCCTGCTGGTAGAATTTCCTGACTCCATCCCCACGTTGACGAAGCCGCCTTTTACCGTCAACGTTACCAATAGCTGCAACTATGGCTTCCATGTTCGAGCAGCCCCGAAACGGCACCCTTTTCTTGGGTGGCCAGAAGATCTCAGGTTCTGATATTAGAGACCAGAATGGTATGTCTGTCTATATCTTGTCCCGCCTTTTGCTACATGTTAGGGGGAAGTGGGGGGAGACATGAGCCTTTGATATTGGATTTCAAATACGGGCAACATGCTAATAGTCATTCAGTTCTCGCTACACAGGCAATCGCAAATGTTGTCAAGAGTTCTTTCGGTCCCAGCGGCCTCGACAAGATGATGGTGGACGATATCGGTGTATGCAACTTAGCCCTCCTCGCTCTGCGCTCGACTATATCTCACACTTTATACTAGGATGTTACTGTTACCAACGACGGTGCCACcattctcagcctcctcgaCGTCGAGCACCCCGCCGGCAAGATTCTCGTTGACCTTGCGCAACAACAAGATAAGGAAGTCGGTGACGGTACCACCTCTGTCGTTCTGATCGCTGCCGAGTTGCTACGTCGCGGAAACGAACTCATGAAGAACCGGATACACCCTACCACTATCATTACAGGATACCGACTTGCCCTGCGAGAGGCTATCAAGTACCTCAACGAGAATGTTAGCATTCAGGTTGACGACCTCGGCCGCGAATCCCTCCTTAGCATTGCCAAGACCTCCATGTCCAGCAAGATTATTGGAGCCGACTCGGATTTCTTCGCCGACATGGTTGTAGATGCCATGCAGGCTGTCAAATCTACAAACAACCGAAACGAGACAAAGTACCCTGTCAAGGCTGTCAACATCCTCAAGGCCCACGGAAAGAGCACACTCGAGTCTGTCCTGGTCAAGGGATACGCCTTGAACTGCACTGTCGCTTCGCAAGCCATGCCCACGCGGATCCAGGATGCCAAGATTGCTGTTTTGGACATGAACCTGCAAAAGGAGCGCATGAAGCTTGGTGTTCAGATCACTGTTGACGACCCTCAACAGCTTGAGCAGATCCGAGCCCGTGAGTCCGGCATGATCCTCGAGCGAGTGGAGATGATCCTTAAGGCTGGTGCCAACGTCATTCTCACAACAAAGGGTATTGATGACCTGGTGCTCAAGACTTTTGTTGAGAAGGGTGCCATGGGTGTGCGAAGATGTAAGAAGGAGGATCTTCGACGAATTGCCCGAGCAACCGGTGCCACCATGCTCAGCACACTTTCTGACCTTAACGGTGACGAGAAGTTCGACCCCTCTTATCTAGGATACGCCGAGGAGGTCGTCCAGGAGCGCATTTCTGACGATGAGTGCATTCTGGTCAAGGGAACCAAGGCCCACTCATCTGCTTCTTGCATTCTCCGTGGACCTAACGACTTCACCCTCGACGAGATGGAGCGATCAGTCCACGACTCACTGTGCGCTGTTAAGCGAACTCTCGAGAGTGGCAGCATCGTTCCCGGTGGTGGTGCCGTTGAGACCGCCCTCCACATCTACCTCGAGGAGTTCGCCGGTACCGTCGGCTCCCGAGAACAACTCGCCATTGGCGAGTTTGCTCAGTCTCTTCTTGTTATTCCTAAGACCCTGGCGGTCAACGCTGCCAAGGACGCCGCAGAGCTCACTGCCCAGCTTCGATCAAGGCACGCTCTGTCACAGCGCATTGCTGAGGGTGACGGCagcgaggatgagaagaccattgccaagaagaagggttaTAAGAACTACGGTCTTGACctcgccaagggcaaggttgTTGACGAGATTAAGATGGGTGTGCTTGAGCCCAGTCTCAGCAAGGTCCGACAGCTCAAGAGTGCCGTTGAGGCCtgcatcagcatcatgcGTATCGATACCCTGATCAAGTTGGACCCTGAGCAGAGGGAGGATGATGGGCATGGCCATTAAGATGATATGTAATGAGTTCGGATTGTCAGGTATAGAATTAAAAGCTTGGGTGTCCGTTCATGACTGAATGTTTTATACTCATAATGTGTGATATCAGGCCTCGTTATAGTACAGGGTGCATACAAATGTACTGGTATGTAGATACAACTAGATAAAAGTGATTCCAGTTTGTCAAGTCTGTTGGAAACTCTGTTTTTGCTCGGTGTACAATTCCTCTTGTCAACCGTTGTTGACTTTGCAGTATGCCGGGATATACATATAAAGTTGCGTTAGTCATCAGCTGTAATTACAGGGCTGGGGAGCCTCTTCAAGGTCGCGTATCTGACGTTACTTGAAGTTAATAGATATCCGTTTCAAAGTATACAAGTCTGGTGTTGAGCATAAGCATGCTCTCGCACTTCACATAATCGATCATATCACCTCAAAGTAAAGGCAATGAAATTCAATTAGTACAACACCTCGTACACGAGATGCATCTTGCACTCACTCTCCCGCCCTTGTCTTTTCCTCAACCCCTCTCTTTGAGCCTGTCGACTGAGATTTTTCCTAGGACGTTTTATTTTTATACAAATGGACAGAAAGGCCACGTCTAAGAAACAGCAAACTTGCGCCCACCCAGGGGCCTCGGTATGGGCATGCGTCGAGTGTTGTGTGTTGTGGCCCGCCCGCCAGTCTAATGCGCTCCCACTCCCATCTCTCCTTTCCTTCGTTTCTCCGTTATAAAAGATATACTCTTACATGGTCCGCTTAACCGACGACCAGCTTGCCATCCTCGGGGAAATCGTACTCGGGAATCTCGAGGTTGAGAGGGGCAGGACCCTTCCTTATTCGGCCGGAGATATCGTAGTGAGAACCGTGGCAAGGGCAGAACCAACCGCCGTAGTCACCTGCCTCACCAATGGGAACACAACCCAAATGGGTGCAGACACCTGAGGAGTCGTTAATATAGAGGTTCAAATTCTGTACCAGTTTTCTGAGTCACGTACCCAACATGATAAGCCACTCGGGGTTCTTGACACGGGCGCTGTCCTCCTCGGGATCTCGGAGAGCAGAGATGTTGACCTTGTTTGCCTGGTCGATCTCGTCTTGGGTTCGGTGTCGGATGAAGACGGGCTTGCCTCGCCACTTGATGATAACCTGAAGAACCGTTCAGCAATGTTGCCTCGTTGTGCTAGACCATATTCCAACTCACGTTCTTGCCCTCGGGGATAGAGCTCagatcaacctcaaccttggcCATGGCCAGAACGTCGGCGGAGGCAGACATGTTGACCAGGAACTCTGTCATTCCATCGTCAGTAACCATCAATTGGCCATCCCGGACATCATGCCAACAAGCTACAACACCAATTGCAACCCAATGGCAAGACACAGGACCTAGGACCGGATTTCAACCCACCCTGAACTGTGCTCTTGGCTCCAGCAGCACTGACGGCACCGAGAGCACCGACCATGAAGTACGAGTAGAGCTTGTTCTTTGTCTCGCTGCCGGAGGAGACATATTTTCCAAAGTTGGGAATCTGAGAGCCCTTGCTCTCACCCTGGAACTTGAAAGGGCTGGAGTATCCGGAGGCGGACGCGCTGTCGGTTCGAACGGCGGTGGTGCTGAGGGCGCGCACAGCAGGGACGGCGGGCTTTGCAGCCGTGCGCAAGCAGAGACGAGAAGCGGTCGCGAGGGTCGCCATCGTGAGGGATCGTGGGGTGTGGCGGTTGCGAGGGTGAGGGCGTCGAAGGGAAGGTTTGAGGTCTTTTCCTTGGTGGTAATCGGCTGATGATGCTTTGCCGAAAGTTTTGGCTGCAAATTGTGGCCTCAGGCTGCCAGATCCAGTTGAGCTCGGAAATTGAAGCCTCACTATTGGTCCGGTCACTTTCGGGTGGGGTTTCCGGTCTATCCCGGGCATCTGGATTCCTTTCTTGCCTCTACAGCTTTCGCCTTGACAatgacgacgaagatggagAATCTGTCATTGTGACGCAAAATTACTTTCAAATAGAGAACAAGTTCAATATATAATCGACCAGTCTCTCGGGGGAAAATTATTTACACCAGTCACGACTCAATGGACTCATATTCAGCATCTCTATGACTTTATGGCTTCTGACCAATCATCTTTGACCCATTCGTCCTGAACGTCTCGCAACCAACTAACATCCATGTAAAGACAACCCCAGTGAGAGCCAGAACAACATAACTCATTAATCTATGAGAACCATCTCAGTGCATTCTCCTCAACTCCTCAATCAAGTTGCGCATGTCCTCGATACTTGGTCCAAGGCCTTCGCAAACCAGCTCTTGCTTCCCTTCGTCCATATCCAAGAATCTCTCAACCATCTCCCCGTCTATAAATCGAAAAGGTCCCTCACTCTCCCGATTTTCGTTACGGAAGGAGCGCCATAGCTTAAATTCGACGCTTCCTGGTACATGAATATACTCTTCCATCTTTGATTGGAACGTCATAAGCAGGTCCTGGTACTGGGGTGCAATATCACCATAAAGATACAACGAGCCCTCAGCCTATTTCCTATTAGTTTATGTCTCACGTTTTAATGCAATTTGTGCTTACCGAAGCGAGGAAGGCACGTGGATGGATAATTCCGTTCTCCGCCATCGGGACATGAAGTTTTCGAATACGGTTGATCTGTTCACCAATATTCATTTCGCTTGTAATCTCCAGGCGGCTTCGGTCTTGCTCTGTCGGAGCATCCACGTTTCGTTGCAGGACAACGAGATTGCCCTTTGAATCAGCTTCCAACCACCTTTCTCCTTCAATATGACAGACCGAGGTGGCCCATAGAGGCTCGAAATGACGTGCCCGTTCTTCTAACTTGGCCTTGTTACCATCTTGTGCGGGGATGAATTCAACCAAAGATAGTGACTGCATCAAATCAACCACACCAATCATGTTGCCGGATATGTCGAGATCCACAGGCAAGGCAGCCGGGCGATAAACAGCGAGCTTCTGGAGAGAACCGGAACTGCTCGTCTCTTGCAAGAAACTATAGGCCACAACTGTCTTGGACAGTCCAGCAATGATGTTATCATCAATCATACCTAAACAGCGGCAAGGGCCTTTCAAATTGTGAGAGACAATCTGGTACACCTGACGATTTGAGTCAACTCCGAGGACCAGGATACGGCCGCCAGTACCGTTTGGGTCTTCCACCCCATCACTGATGAAGCTTGTACCAACAATAAATCTCTCGACATGGTTGCCGCCAACATCGGGGAGCTCAGCCCGAATGACACATTCGACAATCTCGAGGCTGCTTGAAGCATTCAATGGGAAAGGTGAACCGAGCTCCTTAAAGACAATCTCATCGACAAGCCTAAATGAACTCGACACAACCTCTTCGTTGCCAACCAATTCCTTCTTGATGGAGCCTAGACCAAAGGCTTTCAGTCCCGGGGAGTAAGCTACTCGTCTGACAGTCTCGTTGACAGGGAGAGCCTTCACGTGTGTAAGTCTCTCCTTATCAACATGGCAGATTCGAATATGCTGGTCTGTAGACAGAATCACGGAATCTGGGAAGGCGTGGGAATCAAATGGTGCAACAAATGTGGCATCATCGGCGGTTGTGGCAGAGAATATGATCCGTCCCTCGGCGCTATATATGAGGCTGGCATGCTCAGTCGTCACAAAGACGTTCGATGTACCATCCTGTTGCGGGAGTATATGTAGTCGAGCTGGGTTACTGCCTAAAGTCACGCTTTTGCGACCAGAGACAGCGAAGCCCTTGGTAGATACGTTGAACGTAACCACATTGCCATCTTCCATCGCGACCAAAAGTGTAGGCCCCGATATCTCAGGGGGGTGTAGCTGGACAAGTGCAATGTCTCTTGGGACTGTAGCACTATCCTCAGTTTGTCTCATGGACTCTCCATGTAGTGGCTTCAAGGAAGCCATATCAATCAACGATATTTGTCCAGAAGACCACCAGCCGACTACACCAAGATCTGGTGGATCCCGGGCAGCATGTATGCATGATATTTGATCAGCTTGTGAGCCTGAGTTGTTTTGGCTTTGTTGAACATTGACCGCAAGGTTCTGCAAGAGATTCAATGAGACAAGAGATGTTCCATCAACCGAAAGCAATGCCCACTTGCTGTTTGCTGACGCTCTTGTGATCGACTTACCGCTTGGGACGTCCCATTTACTGGTTACCGTGCCGCCTTCGGGATCGAGTAAGACGACTGAGCGAGGAGTGATCTGAAGCAACTGTCCGTTGGGAAGATTTGAAGCCAGAAGGGTCTCGGTATCGAGTGACATGCCCTGGAAAGAGTATATCTCTTCAATTCCGCCTTCGCGGTCGAAACTGAGAACTCTTGTCTCGGTGATCGCTGAGACGACCAGGGTATCTACCAGGTCAGACCCGTATGAACGAAGAGTAAATAGACCCCTGGTTCCCTCTAGCTCGTCCAGAACACCTCTATCTTCAAGACCAACACCGCTTCGAATACTTCGAAGGCTCCCATCGCGGTAGGCACCACAGCCTGCCACTATTCTTGACTGACCAGACGAAAAGGCATTGCCAGCTTGAGCATCGCCTTCTCGGTTGCCCATATCCATGATAGAAAAATCAAGAATGGGCGCATTGTTTGAGAAGGACTGGACCAGTGTGACAGTGGCGCTTTCTACGTCGATCTGATAAAGCTGCGAGTCACCGTGGTGTGAAGCCACAAATAAGGTGCTATCCCCAAGATAAACCAGATTGGACGCCCTGGATGTGATGGCTGGTGAGCGACCGATCTTGAGAGGCTCGAGTGTCATGCCGGTCACAACAACACCGGTGGTTTCCAGGTTTGTGTCAATTGTCAACAGATCCAGTCGTCCATAATCATCAGCCAACAAGTAATGTGTACCATCGTACTCAGCCCAAGACACAAATATTCTCGGGTCCTGAAGAACCGAAGATACACTTCTGTGTGTCAGGCCATCAAAGTAAGTAAGAAGAGTTTCTCCAATGACTAAGAGGCCACCTAAATGTGCCTTTGCTCCTTCGGTGTTGCGCACATGGTAACGCTTTTCCTCATCTAATGGAACAGGGATGAGCATTGAGGCGTATGGGTCAGGAATGACAACGTCGAGCTCTCTGTCTTTATGAGGGTCGAACTTGGAAACGGTGTTCCCTTTGTCATCGTGAGTCAACCTATATATGACCAATCGAGCTTCTTCCTGCTCCAACTGTgtcttatataaaaaggcGATGGTCGGGTGACCGGTTCGGCTGTGGATGAAAGTGCTTGCTTTCATGAAGAGTTCTGTGAGTCTGACCTGGTCGAGTCGTTCCAGCTTGTTGGTAGAGCCCTTGCGTATGGGGAGTTTGAAAACATTCAGCACTCCCTCCCAAAGGTGCATGGCTAGGAATCGTCCGGTCGGATCAACAAGACATTTGTTCTGACTTGACGAATGTCGCATATATGGCTCTGCCAGGTCTTCGATAACACGCTCGATGGTCTCCAGTTGCTTTGTTAACGGGTTCCAGACCAGGTTGAAGTAATGCAGTCTATCGGTGCCGATAAACAATAGATCGGTCTCTGATCCTTTGGGTCGTAAACATTGCAGCATCGCTATTGATCCGTGGATGAGTTTCGTCTGTAGACACACGAGGCCCTCTTCTGTGAGACGCCATATTTCGAGTCGGTTCGCCTTCCTGTGAAGCCTCAATCAGCATTTGCTCGAGGCGTCATCGAAGGCGTTGGAGCTCTTACGCCACAACCAAGTCATCTATATCGGGAGAGAGCACATTCGCTCGGAGGGCATGGCGTATGCTTGTAGCGCGATGGATAGGTGCGACATATGCCATGTTGTTTTGCTCGTTAAGGAGGTCGCAAGTGTAGTATGTAAAAGAGAAGCAGGGTAACGGTGTTTGCCCCTCGACGAGAGCTATCGAAGTTCAAAAGCTCTCCAATGCAGCTGCTTGTCTCCAGGACCGGGTGCGTCACTAGCCCCCGGAGTTAGTGCGGATTACAGCGGTCCAGTGGGGTTGGGGTTCCTCAAGTTCCTAGGTTCTAAAATGGATTTGAGATGCATGTATGCTGTTTAGTGGGGGCATAAACACTTACACCCCATGTAAGAAGCAGGCGagaggaggcaagaaaatATAACATGATCCCAACTGACACAAAGACTTGAGTAAGTTAAGTATAGACTTAAAAGGTCTTTAGCTTGATACTTTTCGACACCCTGATTCAAGCTCTAAAGTTTTCTTGCTGCCTTGGGTCAGGGATGCTATATCAGCCCTCTAATTATCAGCTTAACATCTTTATCTGGAAGAAATGGTTTATATCATAAAAGTCATACTCAAGAACTTATCTCTGAGTTATTATGGTATAGCTTGAGGATCAGTCAGTGATGAAGCGTGCGCTGCCCATGAAGCAATTCTTGCCATCTTCCATCGCGCCTTCTGCACCCAGCCCCTGCCTGCCCAAATAAACATGAAGAACATCAAGGAGTTTGGAGGAAGGAGTTAGTCAAGGGAATCCACCCAATTCTTGTGGGATCAAATACTCAGGCTCCAGTGATCATGTGCAATCGAACTTGACCTCTCTCTTTACGATATCCTAGGTACTTACTAGTTATCTAATGTGCCTTGTTTCTCAGCATGAGTTCGACTACAACCTCAACTGCCAGAAGTCGAGAGGTCGTCGATTACGCTACTGAGAACCAATGTTTCTATAATCATCAAGGCGCCCCATATCGATTTCGAGATATTGTCAGG
Proteins encoded in this region:
- a CDS encoding mono-functional DNA-alkylating methyl methanesulfonate N-term-domain-containing protein, whose amino-acid sequence is MAYVAPIHRATSIRHALRANVLSPDIDDLVVAKANRLEIWRLTEEGLVCLQTKLIHGSIAMLQCLRPKGSETDLLFIGTDRLHYFNLVWNPLTKQLETIERVIEDLAEPYMRHSSSQNKCLVDPTGRFLAMHLWEGVLNVFKLPIRKGSTNKLERLDQVRLTELFMKASTFIHSRTGHPTIAFLYKTQLEQEEARLVIYRLTHDDKGNTVSKFDPHKDRELDVVIPDPYASMLIPVPLDEEKRYHVRNTEGAKAHLGGLLVIGETLLTYFDGLTHRSVSSVLQDPRIFVSWAEYDGTHYLLADDYGRLDLLTIDTNLETTGVVVTGMTLEPLKIGRSPAITSRASNLVYLGDSTLFVASHHGDSQLYQIDVESATVTLVQSFSNNAPILDFSIMDMGNREGDAQAGNAFSSGQSRIVAGCGAYRDGSLRSIRSGVGLEDRGVLDELEGTRGLFTLRSYGSDLVDTLVVSAITETRVLSFDREGGIEEIYSFQGMSLDTETLLASNLPNGQLLQITPRSVVLLDPEGGTVTSKWDVPSGKSITRASANSKWALLSVDGTSLVSLNLLQNLAVNVQQSQNNSGSQADQISCIHAARDPPDLGVVGWWSSGQISLIDMASLKPLHGESMRQTEDSATVPRDIALVQLHPPEISGPTLLVAMEDGNVVTFNVSTKGFAVSGRKSVTLGSNPARLHILPQQDGTSNVFVTTEHASLIYSAEGRIIFSATTADDATFVAPFDSHAFPDSVILSTDQHIRICHVDKERLTHVKALPVNETVRRVAYSPGLKAFGLGSIKKELVGNEEVVSSSFRLVDEIVFKELGSPFPLNASSSLEIVECVIRAELPDVGGNHVERFIVGTSFISDGVEDPNGTGGRILVLGVDSNRQVYQIVSHNLKGPCRCLGMIDDNIIAGLSKTVVAYSFLQETSSSGSLQKLAVYRPAALPVDLDISGNMIGVVDLMQSLSLVEFIPAQDGNKAKLEERARHFEPLWATSVCHIEGERWLEADSKGNLVVLQRNVDAPTEQDRSRLEITSEMNIGEQINRIRKLHVPMAENGIIHPRAFLASAEGSLYLYGDIAPQYQDLLMTFQSKMEEYIHVPGSVEFKLWRSFRNENRESEGPFRFIDGEMVERFLDMDEGKQELVCEGLGPSIEDMRNLIEELRRMH